A genomic window from Rattus norvegicus strain BN/NHsdMcwi chromosome 9, GRCr8, whole genome shotgun sequence includes:
- the Dusp28 gene encoding dual specificity phosphatase 28 — protein MGTSEAAQPPFARVAPALFIGNARAAGATELLVRAGITLCVNVSRQQPGPRAPGVAELRVPVFDDPAEDLLTHLEPTCAAMEAAVRDGGSCLVYCKNGRSRSAAVCTAYLMRHRGHSLDCAFQMVKSARPVAEPNLGFWAQLQKYEQTLQAQAILPQEPTDPE, from the exons ATGGGCACCTCGGAGGCCGCACAGCCGCCGTTTGCGCGCGTCGCCCCGGCGCTCTTCATCGGGAATGCGCGAGCCGCGGGTGCGACGGAGCTGTTGGTGCGCGCGGGCATCACTCTGTGCGTCAACGTCTCCCGCCAGCAGCCCGGGCCGCGCGCACCCGGAGTGGCCGAGCTGCGCGTACCCGTGTTCGACGACCCAGCTGAGGACTTGCTGACACACCTGGAGCCCACTTGTGCCGCCATGGAAGCCGCGGTGCGCGACGGCGGCTCCTGCCTCGTGTACTGCAAGAACGGCCGCAGTCGCTCAGCCGCCGTTTGCACCGCCTACCTAATGCGGCACCGCGGCCACAGCCTAGATTGCGCCTTTCAG ATGGTGAAGAGCGCCCGCCCGGTAGCCGAGCCCAATTTGGGTTTCTGGGCTCAACTGCAGAAGTATGAACAGACCCTTCAGGCCCAAGCCATCCTGCCCCAGGAACCCACTGATCCGGAGTAA
- the Rnpepl1 gene encoding aminopeptidase RNPEPL1 isoform X3 — protein MAAQCCCRKAPGAEAAPARPPPEPPPALDVASASSAQLFRLRHLQLGLELRPEARELAGCLVLELCALRPAPRALVLDAHPALRLHSVSFRRASATSESPCTFAFPAPGSGPPLPAFADAPGAESAGCPLAFRLDPFTDYGSSLTITLPPEVQAHQPFQVILRYTSTDAPAIWWLDPELTYGNAKPFVFTQGHSVCNRSFFPCFDTPAVKCTYSAVVKAPSGVQVLMSATQSAYVEEEGLYHFHMEHPVPAYLVALVAGDLKPADIGPRSRVWAEPCLLPTATSKLSGAVEQWLSAAERLYGPYMWGRYDIVFLPPSFPIVAMENPCLTFIISSILESDEFLVIDVIHEVAHSWFGNAVTNATWEEMWLSEGLATYAQRRITTETYGVNPSHLMNLFTYEKGYCFVYYLSQLCGDPQRFDDFLRQGLWVTWTVMHIFRRCPSVSTLPCQS, from the exons ATGGCGGCGCAGTGCTGCTGCCGCAAGGCGCCCGGCGCCGAAGccgcgcccgcccgcccgccgccGGAGCCGCCGCCCGCCCTGGACGTGGCCTCGGCCTCCAGCGCGCAGCTCTTCCGCCTCCGCCACCTGCAGCTGGGCCTGGAGCTACGGCCCGAGGCGCGTGAGCTGGCCGGCTGCCTGGTGCTGGAACTGTGCGCGCTGCGGCCCGCGCCCCGCGCGCTCGTGCTCGACGCGCACCCGGCCTTGCGCCTACACTCGGTTTCGTTCCGCCGCGCCTCCGCCACCTCCGAGTCGCCCTGCACCTTCGCCTTCCCTGCCCCGGGGTCAGGGCCCCCGCTGCCCGCTTTCGCCGATGCGCCTGGAGCGGAGTCTGCCGGCTGCCCGCTGGCCTTCAGGCTGGACCCGTTCACCGACTATGGCTCCTCTCTGACCATCACACTGCCTCCCGAGGTGCAGGCGCACCAGCCCTTCCAGGTCATCCTACGCTACACCTCGACCGACGCCCCCGCC ATCTGGTGGCTGGACCCAGAGCTGACCTACGGCAACGCCAAACCTTTCGTCTTCACCCAGGGCCACTCTGTGTGCAACCGCTCCTTCTTCCCATGCTTCGACACGCCGGCAGTCAAGTGCACCTACTCAGCTGTCGTCAAG GCCCCGTCAGGGGTACAGGTGCTGATGAGTGCCACTCAGAGCGCGTACGTGGAAGAGGAAGGCCTCTACCACTTCCACATGGAGCACCCAGTACCCGCCTACCTCGTAGCCCTTGTGGCCGGAGACCTCAAGCCAGCAGACATTGGGCCCAG GAGCCGTGTGTGGGCTGAGCCATGCCTCCTACCCACAGCCACCAGCAAGTTATCAGGTGCTGTGGAACAGTGGCTGAGTGCAGCAGAGCGATTATACGGGCcatacatgtggggcag ATATGACATCGTGTTCCTGCCGCCCTCCTTCCCCATCGTGGCCATGGAGAACCCCTGCCTCACCTTCATCATCTCCTCCATCCTTGAGAGCGATGAGTTCCTGGTGATTGACGTCATCCACGAGGTAGCCCACAGCTGGTTTGGCAATGCTGTCACCAACGCCACTTGGGAGGAGATGTGGCTGAGTGAGGGCCTGGCCACCTATGCACAGCGCCGCATCACCACGGAGACCTACG GAGTGAATCCCAGTCACCTGATGAACCTGTTCACCTATGAGAAGGGCTACTGTTTCGTCTACTACCTGTCCCAGCTCTGTGGAGATCCCCAGCGCTTTGACGACTTTCTCAGA CAGGGCCTGTGGGTCACGTGGACTGTGATGCACATCTTTAGAAGATGTCCCAGTGTGTCGACTCTGCCCTGCCAGAGCTAA
- the Rnpepl1 gene encoding aminopeptidase RNPEPL1 (The RefSeq protein has 2 substitutions compared to this genomic sequence): protein MAAQCCCRKAPGAEAAPARPPPEPPPALEVASASSAQLFRLRHLQLGLELRPEARELAGCLVLELCALRPAPRALVLDAHPALRLHSVSFRRASATSESPCTFAFPAPGSGPPLPAFADAPGAESAGCPLAFRLDPFTDYGSSLTITLPPEVQAHQPFQVIVRYTSTDAPAIWWLDPELTYGNAKPFVFTQGHSVCNRSFFPCFDTPAVKCTYSAVVKAPSGVQVLMSATQSAYVEEEGLYHFHMEHPVPAYLVALVAGDLKPADIGPRSRVWAEPCLLPTATSKLSGAVEQWLSAAERLYGPYMWGRYDIVFLPPSFPIVAMENPCLTFIISSILESDEFLVIDVIHEVAHSWFGNAVTNATWEEMWLSEGLATYAQRRITTETYGAAFTCLETAFRLDALHRQMRLLGEDSPVSKLQVKLEPGVNPSHLMNLFTYEKGYCFVYYLSQLCGDPQRFDDFLRAYVEKYKFTSVVAQDLLDSFLSFFPELKEQSVDCRAGLEFERWLNATGPPLAEPDLSQGSSLTRPVEALFQLWTAEPLEQAAASASAIDISKWRTFQTALFLDRLLDGSPLPQEVVMSLSKCYSSLLDSMNTEIRIRWLQIVVRNDYYPDLHRVRRFLENQMSRMYTIPLYEDLCTGALKSFALEVFYQTQGRLHPNLRRTIQQILSQGLGPSAEPSAEPSAEPSAELGGAEADTNPDSPALLLGDEAPSSTISLRDVNVSA, encoded by the exons ATGGCGGCGCAGTGCTGCTGCCGCAAGGCGCCCGGCGCCGAAGccgcgcccgcccgcccgccgccGGAGCCGCCGCCCGCCCTGGACGTGGCCTCGGCCTCCAGCGCGCAGCTCTTCCGCCTCCGCCACCTGCAGCTGGGCCTGGAGCTACGGCCCGAGGCGCGTGAGCTGGCCGGCTGCCTGGTGCTGGAACTGTGCGCGCTGCGGCCCGCGCCCCGCGCGCTCGTGCTCGACGCGCACCCGGCCTTGCGCCTACACTCGGTTTCGTTCCGCCGCGCCTCCGCCACCTCCGAGTCGCCCTGCACCTTCGCCTTCCCTGCCCCGGGGTCAGGGCCCCCGCTGCCCGCTTTCGCCGATGCGCCTGGAGCGGAGTCTGCCGGCTGCCCGCTGGCCTTCAGGCTGGACCCGTTCACCGACTATGGCTCCTCTCTGACCATCACACTGCCTCCCGAGGTGCAGGCGCACCAGCCCTTCCAGGTCATCCTACGCTACACCTCGACCGACGCCCCCGCC ATCTGGTGGCTGGACCCAGAGCTGACCTACGGCAACGCCAAACCTTTCGTCTTCACCCAGGGCCACTCTGTGTGCAACCGCTCCTTCTTCCCATGCTTCGACACGCCGGCAGTCAAGTGCACCTACTCAGCTGTCGTCAAG GCCCCGTCAGGGGTACAGGTGCTGATGAGTGCCACTCAGAGCGCGTACGTGGAAGAGGAAGGCCTCTACCACTTCCACATGGAGCACCCAGTACCCGCCTACCTCGTAGCCCTTGTGGCCGGAGACCTCAAGCCAGCAGACATTGGGCCCAG GAGCCGTGTGTGGGCTGAGCCATGCCTCCTACCCACAGCCACCAGCAAGTTATCAGGTGCTGTGGAACAGTGGCTGAGTGCAGCAGAGCGATTATACGGGCcatacatgtggggcag ATATGACATCGTGTTCCTGCCGCCCTCCTTCCCCATCGTGGCCATGGAGAACCCCTGCCTCACCTTCATCATCTCCTCCATCCTTGAGAGCGATGAGTTCCTGGTGATTGACGTCATCCACGAGGTAGCCCACAGCTGGTTTGGCAATGCTGTCACCAACGCCACTTGGGAGGAGATGTGGCTGAGTGAGGGCCTGGCCACCTATGCACAGCGCCGCATCACCACGGAGACCTACG GGGCTGCCTTCACCTGCCTAGAGACAGCCTTCCGCTTGGATGCCCTGCATAGGCAGATGCGGCTTCTTGGGGAAGATAGCCCGGTTAGCAAGTTGCAGGTCAAGCTAGAACCAG GAGTGAATCCCAGTCACCTGATGAACCTGTTCACCTATGAGAAGGGCTACTGTTTCGTCTACTACCTGTCCCAGCTCTGTGGAGATCCCCAGCGCTTTGACGACTTTCTCAGA GCCTATGTGGAGAAATACAAATTCACCAGTGTGGTGGCCCAGGACCTGCTGGactccttcttgagcttcttccCTGAACTGAAGGAGCAGAGCGTGGACTGCCGGGCAG GGCTGGAGTTCGAACGCTGGCTCAATGCCACAGGCCCACCGCTGGCTGAGCCAGACCTGTCTCAGGGGTCCAGCCTAACCCGGCCTGTGGAAGCCCTTTTCCAGCTGTGGACCGCAGAGCCCCTGGAGCAGGCAGCAGCTTCAGCCAGTGCCATTGACATCTCCAAGTGGAGGACCTTCCAGACAGCACTCTTCCTGGACCGGCTGCTTGATGGATCCCCGTTGCCCCAGG AGGTGGTGATGAGTCTATCCAAATGCTACTCATCCCTGCTGGACTCCATGAACACTGAGATCCGCATCCGCTGGCTGCAGATTGTCGTCCGCAATGACTACTATCCTGATCTTCACAGGGTCCGCCGCTTTCTGGAGAACCAG ATGTCGCGCATGTACACCATCCCATTGTACGAGGATCTCTGCACTGGCGCCCTCAAGTCCTTCGCACTAGAGGTCTTCTACCAGACACAGGGCCGGCTGCATCCCAACTTGCGCAGAACCATCCAGCAGATCCTATCCCAGGGGCTAGGCCCCAGTGCCGAGCCCAGTGCAGAGCCCAGTGCGGAGCCCAGCGCAGAACTGGGCGGTGCTGAGGCAGACACGAACCCAGACTCGCCAGCCCTGCTGCTCGGGGACGAGGCCCCCAGCAGCACCATCTCTCTCAGGGACGTCAATGTGTCTGCCTAA
- the Rnpepl1 gene encoding aminopeptidase RNPEPL1 isoform X1, protein MAAQCCCRKAPGAEAAPARPPPEPPPALDVASASSAQLFRLRHLQLGLELRPEARELAGCLVLELCALRPAPRALVLDAHPALRLHSVSFRRASATSESPCTFAFPAPGSGPPLPAFADAPGAESAGCPLAFRLDPFTDYGSSLTITLPPEVQAHQPFQVILRYTSTDAPAIWWLDPELTYGNAKPFVFTQGHSVCNRSFFPCFDTPAVKCTYSAVVKAPSGVQVLMSATQSAYVEEEGLYHFHMEHPVPAYLVALVAGDLKPADIGPRSRVWAEPCLLPTATSKLSGAVEQWLSAAERLYGPYMWGRYDIVFLPPSFPIVAMENPCLTFIISSILESDEFLVIDVIHEVAHSWFGNAVTNATWEEMWLSEGLATYAQRRITTETYGVNPSHLMNLFTYEKGYCFVYYLSQLCGDPQRFDDFLRAYVEKYKFTSVVAQDLLDSFLSFFPELKEQSVDCRAGLEFERWLNATGPPLAEPDLSQGSSLTRPVEALFQLWTAEPLEQAAASASAIDISKWRTFQTALFLDRLLDGSPLPQEVVMSLSKCYSSLLDSMNTEIRIRWLQIVVRNDYYPDLHRVRRFLENQMSRMYTIPLYEDLCTGALKSFALEVFYQTQGRLHPNLRRTIQQILSQGLGPSAEPSAEPSAEPSAELGGAEADTNPDSPALLLGDEAPSSTISLRDVNVSA, encoded by the exons ATGGCGGCGCAGTGCTGCTGCCGCAAGGCGCCCGGCGCCGAAGccgcgcccgcccgcccgccgccGGAGCCGCCGCCCGCCCTGGACGTGGCCTCGGCCTCCAGCGCGCAGCTCTTCCGCCTCCGCCACCTGCAGCTGGGCCTGGAGCTACGGCCCGAGGCGCGTGAGCTGGCCGGCTGCCTGGTGCTGGAACTGTGCGCGCTGCGGCCCGCGCCCCGCGCGCTCGTGCTCGACGCGCACCCGGCCTTGCGCCTACACTCGGTTTCGTTCCGCCGCGCCTCCGCCACCTCCGAGTCGCCCTGCACCTTCGCCTTCCCTGCCCCGGGGTCAGGGCCCCCGCTGCCCGCTTTCGCCGATGCGCCTGGAGCGGAGTCTGCCGGCTGCCCGCTGGCCTTCAGGCTGGACCCGTTCACCGACTATGGCTCCTCTCTGACCATCACACTGCCTCCCGAGGTGCAGGCGCACCAGCCCTTCCAGGTCATCCTACGCTACACCTCGACCGACGCCCCCGCC ATCTGGTGGCTGGACCCAGAGCTGACCTACGGCAACGCCAAACCTTTCGTCTTCACCCAGGGCCACTCTGTGTGCAACCGCTCCTTCTTCCCATGCTTCGACACGCCGGCAGTCAAGTGCACCTACTCAGCTGTCGTCAAG GCCCCGTCAGGGGTACAGGTGCTGATGAGTGCCACTCAGAGCGCGTACGTGGAAGAGGAAGGCCTCTACCACTTCCACATGGAGCACCCAGTACCCGCCTACCTCGTAGCCCTTGTGGCCGGAGACCTCAAGCCAGCAGACATTGGGCCCAG GAGCCGTGTGTGGGCTGAGCCATGCCTCCTACCCACAGCCACCAGCAAGTTATCAGGTGCTGTGGAACAGTGGCTGAGTGCAGCAGAGCGATTATACGGGCcatacatgtggggcag ATATGACATCGTGTTCCTGCCGCCCTCCTTCCCCATCGTGGCCATGGAGAACCCCTGCCTCACCTTCATCATCTCCTCCATCCTTGAGAGCGATGAGTTCCTGGTGATTGACGTCATCCACGAGGTAGCCCACAGCTGGTTTGGCAATGCTGTCACCAACGCCACTTGGGAGGAGATGTGGCTGAGTGAGGGCCTGGCCACCTATGCACAGCGCCGCATCACCACGGAGACCTACG GAGTGAATCCCAGTCACCTGATGAACCTGTTCACCTATGAGAAGGGCTACTGTTTCGTCTACTACCTGTCCCAGCTCTGTGGAGATCCCCAGCGCTTTGACGACTTTCTCAGA GCCTATGTGGAGAAATACAAATTCACCAGTGTGGTGGCCCAGGACCTGCTGGactccttcttgagcttcttccCTGAACTGAAGGAGCAGAGCGTGGACTGCCGGGCAG GGCTGGAGTTCGAACGCTGGCTCAATGCCACAGGCCCACCGCTGGCTGAGCCAGACCTGTCTCAGGGGTCCAGCCTAACCCGGCCTGTGGAAGCCCTTTTCCAGCTGTGGACCGCAGAGCCCCTGGAGCAGGCAGCAGCTTCAGCCAGTGCCATTGACATCTCCAAGTGGAGGACCTTCCAGACAGCACTCTTCCTGGACCGGCTGCTTGATGGATCCCCGTTGCCCCAGG AGGTGGTGATGAGTCTATCCAAATGCTACTCATCCCTGCTGGACTCCATGAACACTGAGATCCGCATCCGCTGGCTGCAGATTGTCGTCCGCAATGACTACTATCCTGATCTTCACAGGGTCCGCCGCTTTCTGGAGAACCAG ATGTCGCGCATGTACACCATCCCATTGTACGAGGATCTCTGCACTGGCGCCCTCAAGTCCTTCGCACTAGAGGTCTTCTACCAGACACAGGGCCGGCTGCATCCCAACTTGCGCAGAACCATCCAGCAGATCCTATCCCAGGGGCTAGGCCCCAGTGCCGAGCCCAGTGCAGAGCCCAGTGCGGAGCCCAGCGCAGAACTGGGCGGTGCTGAGGCAGACACGAACCCAGACTCGCCAGCCCTGCTGCTCGGGGACGAGGCCCCCAGCAGCACCATCTCTCTCAGGGACGTCAATGTGTCTGCCTAA
- the Rnpepl1 gene encoding aminopeptidase RNPEPL1 isoform X2 has protein sequence MAAQCCCRKAPGAEAAPARPPPEPPPALDVASASSAQLFRLRHLQLGLELRPEARELAGCLVLELCALRPAPRALVLDAHPALRLHSVSFRRASATSESPCTFAFPAPGSGPPLPAFADAPGAESAGCPLAFRLDPFTDYGSSLTITLPPEVQAHQPFQVILRYTSTDAPAIWWLDPELTYGNAKPFVFTQGHSVCNRSFFPCFDTPAVKCTYSAVVKAPSGVQVLMSATQSAYVEEEGLYHFHMEHPVPAYLVALVAGDLKPADIGPRSRVWAEPCLLPTATSKLSGAVEQWLSAAERLYGPYMWGRYDIVFLPPSFPIVAMENPCLTFIISSILESDEFLVIDVIHEVAHSWFGNAVTNATWEEMWLSEGLATYAQRRITTETYGAAFTCLETAFRLDALHRQMRLLGEDSPVSKLQVKLEPGVNPSHLMNLFTYEKGYCFVYYLSQLCGDPQRFDDFLRQGLWVTWTVMHIFRRCPSVSTLPCQS, from the exons ATGGCGGCGCAGTGCTGCTGCCGCAAGGCGCCCGGCGCCGAAGccgcgcccgcccgcccgccgccGGAGCCGCCGCCCGCCCTGGACGTGGCCTCGGCCTCCAGCGCGCAGCTCTTCCGCCTCCGCCACCTGCAGCTGGGCCTGGAGCTACGGCCCGAGGCGCGTGAGCTGGCCGGCTGCCTGGTGCTGGAACTGTGCGCGCTGCGGCCCGCGCCCCGCGCGCTCGTGCTCGACGCGCACCCGGCCTTGCGCCTACACTCGGTTTCGTTCCGCCGCGCCTCCGCCACCTCCGAGTCGCCCTGCACCTTCGCCTTCCCTGCCCCGGGGTCAGGGCCCCCGCTGCCCGCTTTCGCCGATGCGCCTGGAGCGGAGTCTGCCGGCTGCCCGCTGGCCTTCAGGCTGGACCCGTTCACCGACTATGGCTCCTCTCTGACCATCACACTGCCTCCCGAGGTGCAGGCGCACCAGCCCTTCCAGGTCATCCTACGCTACACCTCGACCGACGCCCCCGCC ATCTGGTGGCTGGACCCAGAGCTGACCTACGGCAACGCCAAACCTTTCGTCTTCACCCAGGGCCACTCTGTGTGCAACCGCTCCTTCTTCCCATGCTTCGACACGCCGGCAGTCAAGTGCACCTACTCAGCTGTCGTCAAG GCCCCGTCAGGGGTACAGGTGCTGATGAGTGCCACTCAGAGCGCGTACGTGGAAGAGGAAGGCCTCTACCACTTCCACATGGAGCACCCAGTACCCGCCTACCTCGTAGCCCTTGTGGCCGGAGACCTCAAGCCAGCAGACATTGGGCCCAG GAGCCGTGTGTGGGCTGAGCCATGCCTCCTACCCACAGCCACCAGCAAGTTATCAGGTGCTGTGGAACAGTGGCTGAGTGCAGCAGAGCGATTATACGGGCcatacatgtggggcag ATATGACATCGTGTTCCTGCCGCCCTCCTTCCCCATCGTGGCCATGGAGAACCCCTGCCTCACCTTCATCATCTCCTCCATCCTTGAGAGCGATGAGTTCCTGGTGATTGACGTCATCCACGAGGTAGCCCACAGCTGGTTTGGCAATGCTGTCACCAACGCCACTTGGGAGGAGATGTGGCTGAGTGAGGGCCTGGCCACCTATGCACAGCGCCGCATCACCACGGAGACCTACG GGGCTGCCTTCACCTGCCTAGAGACAGCCTTCCGCTTGGATGCCCTGCATAGGCAGATGCGGCTTCTTGGGGAAGATAGCCCGGTTAGCAAGTTGCAGGTCAAGCTAGAACCAG GAGTGAATCCCAGTCACCTGATGAACCTGTTCACCTATGAGAAGGGCTACTGTTTCGTCTACTACCTGTCCCAGCTCTGTGGAGATCCCCAGCGCTTTGACGACTTTCTCAGA CAGGGCCTGTGGGTCACGTGGACTGTGATGCACATCTTTAGAAGATGTCCCAGTGTGTCGACTCTGCCCTGCCAGAGCTAA